From a region of the Triticum aestivum cultivar Chinese Spring chromosome 7D, IWGSC CS RefSeq v2.1, whole genome shotgun sequence genome:
- the LOC123164688 gene encoding uncharacterized protein, which yields MQKCRVLAAAIETLSSLSSLRVDAGGSSLKWLHSVSSPPHLLRTLKLVGCLGEEIPYWLASLTHLVKIQLEHSGLKDGRKVMELLGELPRLRLLGLSGMSYVGEELIFRAQLFQSLTKLDISGLEQLRGVRFEEGTSPCIQRIEIGRCCLQSGIIGIKHLPMLRSISLGQGCQVAKLDELQGEVEAHPNHPVLQLLFDRRYHDLGDVAECSNAVQVQEATGESSHFLEPAAVEENSSQGIDRYIKHLPMLRSISLGQGCQVAKHGELQSEVGAHTNSPVLRLSEERSRHDLGGTVAQVGESTGESSSLHPEPAASGESSRSQAAGMAMANISNSQDNVLYTYNSC from the exons ATGCAAAAATGTAGGGTACTTGCTGCAGCCATTGAGACGCTatcttccctctcttctcttcgTGTAGATGCTGGCGGGAGCTCTTTGAAGTGGCTACATTCTGTTTCATCTCCTCCCCACCTCTTGAGGACCCTTAAGTTGGTAGGATGTCTTGGAGAAGAGATTCCCTACTGGCTTGCAAGTCTAACGCATTTAGTGAAGATTCAGTTGGAGCATAGCGGGCTAAAGGATGGACGCAAAGTCATGGAATTACTAGGGGAACTGCCCAGGCTTAGGCTCCTTGGTCTTTCTGGGATGTCTTATGTTGGGGAGGAGCTAATCTTCAGAGCACAATTGTTCCAGAGTCTCACCAAACTAGATATTTCTGGCCTTGAGCAACTGAGGGGGGTGAGATTCGAGGAGGGCACCTCACCCTGCATACAAAGGATAGAAATTGGTCGTTGTTGTTTGCAATCTGGGATAATTGGTATCAAGCATCTTCCAATGCTCAGGAGTATTTCACTTGGTCAAGGTTGTCAAGTGGCAAAGCTTGATGAGCTGCAAGGGGAGGTGGAAGCACACCCCAACCATCCTGTGCTGCAGCTGCTGTTTGACAGGAGGTACCACGACCTGGGTGATGTTGCAGAATGCTCGAATGCTGTACAAGTGCAAGAAGCAACGGGGGAATCATCTCATTTTCTCGAGCCTGCGGCAGTGGAAGAGAACTCCTCTCAGGGGATCGACAG GTATATCAAGCATCTTCCAATGCTCAGGAGTATTTCACTTGGTCAAGGTTGTCAAGTGGCAAAGCATGGTGAGCTGCAAAGTGAAGTGGGTGCACATACCAACAGTCCCGTGCTGCGACTGTCCGAGGAACGGAGCCGCCACGACCTGGGAGGCACCGTCGCCCAAGTGGGAGAATCAACAGGGGAATCCTCATCTCTCCATCCTGAGCCTGCAGCTTCAGGAGAGAGCTCACGGTCCCAAGCGGCGGGCATGGCGATGGCAAACATCAG TAACAGCCAAGATAATGTGCTTTACACTTACAACTCGTGCTGA